AATTTTAGATAGAATATTTTCTTTTAATCCGTCTGGACTTTTTATCGCATATGATTTTGCAAACGCTTCTAAATTTTCTTGTAGTTCGTTATACGTTTTGCGTACTTCTGGATACATCGCTATGTATCGTTCTACTTGGTTAGACTCTAAGTTCGTGGTAGTGCCCAATAAATACTTTTCGAGTAGATCAGTATCTAAAAACAGTTTAATTTTTTCTTGTATCATAATTAGAACATTAAAAATGTTAGCCAAAAAAGCAGTGTAGGTTCTATGTAAATTTTTCTCAATTCCCTTAAACCAATTTTTAATCTAGATTTAATGGTGCCTAGAGGAATATCTAATTCTTCACTTGCTTCTTGTTGTGTCATCCCTTCAAAAAACAAGGCTTCCAATACGATTTGATATTTTAAATCTATTTTTAATAGATTCTCTCGCATGTCAATAAAATCAGGGTTAACTGCATCAACGCCTACCTTATATACGTCAGAAACATCAATTTGGATTTCTTTATCTTGTTTGGTTTTTCCGCTTCTTAGTTTGTCGATAGCCGTGTTTCGGGTAATTCTAAAAAGCCACGTAAAAAGTTTTGCTTTTGTAGGGTCGTACGTGTCAGACTTCTTCCAGATTTTCACAAAACTTTCTTGCAGAACATCTTGGGCTAGGGCTTCGTTTTTCACCACTTTGTAAGCCACACCATATAGGGTGTCACTGTAATTTTCATAGAGAAGCGATATCGCTTTTTCATTACGTTCCTGTAATAACTCTATGATATGTTTTTCAAGTAAGGGTGCGCTCATGAAAAAAATGATAAAAAACCGATTTAAAAAAATCTAAAATTTAATTTTCTACGTATTTAAAATGTAGCGCAAATGTATAAAATTGATTGCTACAATTTTGAATTAGAAATAAGTATAAGGTTGCGACTGGTTATCGCAATCTTAATTTTGGTTAGTTTGGTTTGGTATAAGCCTGATATTTTTGATATCAGGCTTATTTTATAATATTTACTTCCGGTAAGATACAAATATTAAACTTTTCAGTAACAGCAGCAATAATTTTATGGGCTAAAGCAAGAATTTCAGCCCCACTAGCCTGGCCATAGTTGACGAGAACTAAAGCCTGATTTTTATGTACTCCTGCGTCCCCAAATCTTTTTCCTTTAAAGCCGCATTGCTCTATAAGCCAACCAGCCGGAATTTTAAATTCCTTGTTTGATACTTGGTAAAAAGGGGCATCTGGATTATTTTTCGAGAATACACTAAATTCTTCTTCTGAAATAATGGGGTTCTTAAAAAAACTACCACTGTTTCCCAAAACTTTTGGATCCGGAAGTTTACTACTCCTGATGGCTATCACAGCATTCGAAACATCTTTAATAGTGGGGTTTGTAATATTATTTTTTACTAATTCGGTATCTATTGATCCATAAGAGGTATTTAGACTGTGATTTTTCTTGGTTAGTTTTAAGGCTACAGAAGTGATGATGTATTTTCCCTTGCCTTCATTTTTAAAGTACGATTCTCTGTAACCAAACGCGCATTTTGTTTTACTAAATGTTTTTATTTTTTGATTGCTTATGTTCATAGCCTCACAGCTCACAAAAACATCTTTTAACTCTACGCCATAGGCACCAATATTCTGTATGGGAGAAGTTCCTGTATTTCCTGGGATTAATGACATGTTTTCTAAGCCACCGAAATCATTTTCTAAGGTCCATAAAACCAAGTCATGCCAATTTTCGCCAGCCATTACTTCAATAACAACGTAATCGTCAGTTTCGGTACTAATTTTTTTACCCTTTAGGTTAATGTGTAGCACCAAAGCATCAATATCTTTAGTTAGTAACATATTGCTACCACCACCGAGTATAAATTTAGTAGGATATGCTGCCAGCTGTAAAGCTTTTGCTAAGGTTTCGATCGTA
The sequence above is drawn from the Cellulophaga sp. Hel_I_12 genome and encodes:
- a CDS encoding RNA polymerase sigma factor; amino-acid sequence: MSAPLLEKHIIELLQERNEKAISLLYENYSDTLYGVAYKVVKNEALAQDVLQESFVKIWKKSDTYDPTKAKLFTWLFRITRNTAIDKLRSGKTKQDKEIQIDVSDVYKVGVDAVNPDFIDMRENLLKIDLKYQIVLEALFFEGMTQQEASEELDIPLGTIKSRLKIGLRELRKIYIEPTLLFWLTFLMF
- the murB gene encoding UDP-N-acetylmuramate dehydrogenase, with translation MKIQQQVSLKKYNSFGIDAKAAFFCEINTIETLAKALQLAAYPTKFILGGGSNMLLTKDIDALVLHINLKGKKISTETDDYVVIEVMAGENWHDLVLWTLENDFGGLENMSLIPGNTGTSPIQNIGAYGVELKDVFVSCEAMNISNQKIKTFSKTKCAFGYRESYFKNEGKGKYIITSVALKLTKKNHSLNTSYGSIDTELVKNNITNPTIKDVSNAVIAIRSSKLPDPKVLGNSGSFFKNPIISEEEFSVFSKNNPDAPFYQVSNKEFKIPAGWLIEQCGFKGKRFGDAGVHKNQALVLVNYGQASGAEILALAHKIIAAVTEKFNICILPEVNIIK